A genomic stretch from Mycobacterium cookii includes:
- the rsmD gene encoding 16S rRNA (guanine(966)-N(2))-methyltransferase RsmD, whose product MTRIIGGVAGGRRIAVPPRGTRPTTDRVRESLFNIVTARLDLTGLAVLDLYAGSGALGLEALSRGAASALFVESDRRAATVLERNIATLGLPGATVRRGLVATVLTGGAAAPVDLVLADPPYEVDAAEVQAVIGALTVHGWVHDGTLAIVERAAAGAPLGWPPDWEPKQPRIYGDTRLELAERR is encoded by the coding sequence CTGACGCGCATCATCGGGGGTGTCGCCGGAGGACGGCGCATCGCGGTCCCGCCGCGGGGGACCCGGCCGACGACGGATCGGGTTCGCGAGTCGTTGTTCAACATCGTGACCGCGCGGCTGGATCTGACCGGTCTGGCCGTGCTGGATCTGTACGCCGGCTCGGGTGCGCTGGGTCTGGAAGCGCTGTCACGCGGAGCGGCCTCGGCGCTGTTCGTGGAATCCGATCGCCGGGCGGCGACGGTGCTCGAACGCAATATCGCGACGCTCGGCCTGCCCGGTGCGACGGTGCGCCGCGGTCTGGTCGCGACCGTGCTGACCGGGGGAGCGGCGGCCCCGGTCGATCTGGTGCTCGCCGACCCGCCGTACGAGGTGGACGCCGCCGAGGTCCAGGCCGTCATCGGCGCCCTGACGGTGCACGGCTGGGTGCACGACGGGACGCTGGCGATCGTCGAGCGCGCGGCGGCCGGTGCGCCGCTCGGCTGGCCGCCGGACTGGGAGCCCAAGCAGCCCCGCATTTACGGCGACACCCGCCTAGAGCTGGCCGAACGGCGCTGA